The following proteins come from a genomic window of Corynebacterium crudilactis:
- a CDS encoding homogentisate 1,2-dioxygenase: MAYYRSLGTLPRQRHTVLRGEDGRLRYEELMGEEGFSSDSSLLYHKEIPSALVDVRSWTLPDQTLTPNDPLIPLHLKLHELDAPAEQKVNAVTDRRLVLGNSDVRISYAKVNETSPLYKNGVGDECVYVERGSALLETQFGSIEVAQGDYAIIPRATIHRWVLRAGEEARLYFVEANSHIAPPKGFLSKYGQLLEHAPYCERDLRGPTEVLLREEEDVAVYIKHRGAGPSGISGSIHVLPTHPFDVVAWDGCLYPYAFNIKDYMPLTGKVHQPPPAHQVWEGWNFVICNFVPRKVDYHEDAIPVPYYHSNVDSDEVMFYVEGNYEARKGSGIKEGSISLHPGGHPHGPQPGAMEASLGVEYFDETAVMVDTFKPLLLGEAAIACNDPKYPSSWTGGRWIGE; encoded by the coding sequence ATGGCTTATTACCGTTCTCTAGGAACTCTTCCTCGCCAGCGCCATACCGTCTTGCGTGGTGAAGATGGGCGATTGCGTTATGAGGAACTCATGGGTGAAGAGGGATTTTCCTCGGACTCATCGTTGCTTTATCACAAAGAAATTCCTTCAGCTTTGGTTGATGTCCGATCATGGACATTGCCAGATCAAACGCTTACTCCGAACGATCCTCTGATCCCATTGCATCTCAAACTGCATGAATTGGATGCACCAGCTGAGCAGAAGGTGAATGCAGTAACTGATCGTCGATTGGTACTAGGCAACTCTGATGTTCGTATCTCTTATGCAAAAGTAAATGAGACTTCTCCTCTTTATAAAAATGGTGTCGGCGATGAATGCGTCTATGTTGAGCGTGGATCAGCTTTGCTGGAAACCCAATTTGGATCCATAGAAGTTGCGCAAGGTGATTACGCCATCATTCCGCGTGCGACAATTCACCGTTGGGTACTACGTGCTGGTGAAGAAGCTCGACTGTATTTTGTGGAGGCAAACAGCCACATTGCTCCGCCAAAGGGATTTTTATCCAAGTATGGGCAGCTCTTAGAACATGCTCCTTACTGCGAACGCGATCTCCGTGGACCAACTGAAGTTCTGCTACGCGAAGAAGAAGATGTTGCAGTTTATATCAAACACCGTGGCGCAGGACCATCTGGGATTTCAGGGTCTATCCATGTATTGCCAACGCACCCATTTGATGTAGTTGCCTGGGATGGTTGCTTATATCCTTATGCTTTCAATATTAAGGATTATATGCCCCTGACCGGCAAGGTACATCAGCCACCACCAGCACATCAGGTCTGGGAGGGCTGGAACTTTGTCATCTGTAACTTTGTGCCTCGCAAGGTGGATTACCACGAGGATGCAATTCCTGTTCCTTATTATCATTCCAACGTAGATTCCGACGAAGTCATGTTTTACGTCGAAGGGAATTATGAAGCACGAAAAGGCTCGGGCATTAAAGAAGGATCTATTTCTTTGCATCCCGGAGGACATCCACATGGTCCACAACCAGGAGCTATGGAGGCATCCCTGGGAGTTGAGTACTTTGATGAAACCGCAGTAATGGTTGATACTTTCAAGCCGTTGTTGCTTGGTGAAGCAGCCATTGCCTGTAATGACCCGAAGTACCCGTCATCTTGGACTGGTGGCCGTTGGATCGGGGAGTGA
- a CDS encoding fumarylacetoacetate hydrolase family protein yields MTSTAVQKLATEGFGIENLPYGSFELDGKTQLGIRLGDHVIGLETLISKVGGLDEKVAVAAAQPNLDALLAGGKEIWSPLRAWIQQTLNDEAAADDVLNSAISLDKVSMKLAFTPADYVDYYASEHHATNLGKMFRPNEDALKPNWKHLPVGYHGRSGTIFASGTDVIRPKGLRPGQESIPSFGPSNRLDIEAEMGFVLGGAAPRGEVDVAAAADHIFGVFLFNDWSARDIQNYEYVPLGPNLGKSFASTVGEWIVPFEALNGARVAPPERTFELASYLHDPSDEHGEFGLDVTLSVLLNDEVLSNPPFGLMYFTAPQMLAHMTVNGGSLRPGDMFASGTISGPEKDQRGSFIELSWGGKESLQLSDGSEMTFLRDGDTVTLQGTAPGPNGSTINFGNCVGTIKSAT; encoded by the coding sequence ATGACATCAACAGCAGTACAGAAATTAGCTACTGAAGGTTTTGGCATTGAAAACCTACCGTATGGTTCATTTGAACTTGACGGTAAAACTCAATTGGGCATTCGCCTTGGCGACCATGTTATTGGTCTTGAAACTTTAATCTCCAAGGTAGGAGGCCTTGACGAAAAAGTAGCTGTGGCAGCAGCACAGCCCAATTTGGATGCGCTTCTTGCTGGCGGAAAGGAAATTTGGTCACCGCTACGCGCCTGGATTCAGCAGACGCTCAACGATGAAGCAGCTGCAGACGATGTACTAAATTCTGCTATTTCACTTGATAAGGTGTCAATGAAATTGGCATTTACACCTGCTGATTACGTGGATTATTACGCCTCAGAGCATCACGCAACGAATCTGGGCAAGATGTTTCGACCAAATGAAGATGCACTAAAACCAAATTGGAAACACCTACCCGTTGGTTATCACGGCAGGTCCGGAACCATTTTTGCTTCTGGTACCGATGTGATTCGTCCAAAGGGACTGCGCCCAGGCCAAGAATCGATTCCTTCATTTGGGCCAAGTAATCGCCTCGATATCGAAGCAGAAATGGGATTTGTTCTAGGCGGTGCGGCACCACGCGGTGAAGTAGATGTTGCAGCTGCCGCAGATCATATTTTCGGAGTATTTCTCTTTAATGATTGGTCTGCACGCGATATTCAAAACTATGAGTACGTGCCGTTGGGTCCCAACCTTGGCAAATCATTTGCGTCCACAGTGGGAGAATGGATCGTGCCATTTGAGGCGTTAAATGGAGCACGTGTGGCACCTCCTGAAAGAACTTTTGAATTGGCGTCCTATCTCCATGATCCTTCCGATGAACATGGCGAATTCGGCCTCGATGTGACATTGAGTGTTCTGCTTAATGATGAAGTATTATCCAACCCTCCATTTGGATTGATGTACTTCACTGCACCGCAAATGTTGGCTCATATGACAGTCAACGGCGGTTCCCTCCGGCCTGGAGATATGTTCGCATCTGGAACGATTTCTGGCCCTGAAAAGGATCAACGGGGATCATTCATTGAGCTATCTTGGGGTGGCAAAGAGTCATTACAACTGAGTGATGGCAGCGAAATGACATTTCTACGCGATGGAGACACCGTGACATTGCAAGGAACCGCACCAGGACCAAATGGTTCAACAATTAACTTTGGCAATTGTGTAGGAACCATTAAATCAGCAACTTAA
- a CDS encoding MarR family winged helix-turn-helix transcriptional regulator, with translation MTVDAESFEYWNFVSRSRAKLAEELSETDISPNDLAMILNRASGVATGLSEARIHRPKGMGWNAFKVLFILWMEGDLEQHRVAMLAGISRATTSSIVKTLVGAGHVEQTPSTVDKRTHVLFLTDAGKVLIKESYLEQNDLLSGWNNRLTGTEQEILKMLLIKLLSGGE, from the coding sequence ATGACCGTTGATGCTGAAAGCTTCGAGTACTGGAACTTCGTGAGCCGCAGTCGTGCAAAACTGGCTGAAGAATTATCAGAAACTGATATCAGCCCCAATGACTTGGCCATGATCCTCAACCGTGCTTCTGGAGTGGCCACAGGATTATCTGAAGCTCGGATTCATCGCCCCAAAGGCATGGGCTGGAACGCTTTTAAAGTGTTGTTTATTTTATGGATGGAGGGAGATTTAGAGCAGCACCGAGTAGCGATGTTGGCAGGCATAAGCAGGGCCACAACGTCATCGATTGTGAAAACACTTGTTGGTGCGGGCCATGTTGAACAAACTCCATCTACCGTAGATAAGCGCACGCATGTCCTTTTCTTAACTGATGCCGGAAAAGTATTAATCAAAGAATCCTATTTGGAACAGAATGATCTGTTATCCGGGTGGAATAACAGACTAACTGGGACAGAACAAGAAATTTTGAAGATGCTGCTTATTAAATTGCTTAGTGGCGGTGAATAA
- a CDS encoding urease subunit gamma, with amino-acid sequence MHITPREHEKLMIVVAADLAHRRKNRGLKLNHPEAVSLITYELIEGARDGRTVADLMSWGSTILTRDDVLEGIPEMIPEIQVEATFDDGTKLVTVHNPIR; translated from the coding sequence TTGCATATCACTCCTCGTGAACATGAAAAATTAATGATCGTGGTTGCAGCAGATCTTGCGCACCGCCGTAAAAATCGTGGTCTCAAACTGAACCACCCTGAGGCTGTCTCCCTCATAACTTACGAACTCATTGAAGGTGCTCGAGATGGGCGCACAGTTGCAGACCTCATGAGCTGGGGCAGCACGATTTTAACCAGGGACGATGTCTTGGAAGGCATCCCAGAAATGATCCCTGAGATTCAAGTTGAAGCAACATTTGATGACGGAACCAAACTGGTAACCGTGCATAATCCCATCCGCTAG
- a CDS encoding urease subunit beta, translated as MIPGEYILSSESLTGNVGRETKTIEIINTGDRPVQIGSHFHFAEVNPSISFDRSEGYGFRLDIPSGTAVRLEPGDARTVNLVAIGGDRVVSGFRDLVDGPLENRKVNVWEGREDDWRRSSAAGDAPQELPQSDAAERGRKLDEASETSSEEGLE; from the coding sequence ATGATCCCAGGCGAGTACATCTTGTCTAGTGAATCTCTTACCGGAAACGTTGGTCGAGAGACAAAAACCATTGAAATTATCAACACAGGTGACCGTCCTGTACAGATTGGTTCGCATTTCCACTTTGCAGAAGTAAACCCCAGCATCAGCTTTGACCGCAGCGAAGGCTATGGCTTTCGCCTTGATATTCCATCAGGTACAGCTGTCCGTTTAGAACCAGGCGATGCCCGCACTGTAAATCTTGTGGCCATTGGTGGTGACCGGGTAGTTTCTGGTTTCCGCGATCTAGTTGATGGTCCTTTGGAAAACCGCAAGGTCAATGTGTGGGAGGGGCGCGAAGATGATTGGCGCCGTTCTTCCGCAGCAGGTGATGCACCGCAAGAATTGCCACAGTCTGATGCTGCAGAACGAGGTCGAAAACTCGATGAAGCTAGCGAGACAAGCTCGGAAGAAGGACTTGAATAA
- the ureC gene encoding urease subunit alpha, protein MSFEISRKQYTDLYGPTIGDSVRLADTELFLCVEKDYAAIGEEVTFGGGKVIRDGMGQNGTLVRDVDIPDTVITNVIVLDYTGVYKADVALRDGKIFRIGKAGNPNVMENVDIVIGVATDIIAGEGKILTAGGIDTHVHFLGTDQVNTALASGITTMIGGGTGPSQASMATTVTPGKWNTFNMLSAFEGMPMNFGVLGKGHGSSKSPLSEQIRAGAIGLKIHEDWGATPSSINTALEVADAMDIQVALHSDTLNEAGFVEDTIEAIAGRVIHTFHTEGAGGGHAPDLIRVASLANVLPASTNPTLPYTRNTVEEHLDMVMVAHHLNPDIPEDVAFADSRIRAETIAAEDVLHDMGIFSITSSDSQAMGRVGETITRTWQVADHMKRTRGSLTGDSLHNDNNRLRRFIAKYTINPAIAHGVDYVVGSIEEGKFADLVLWDPKFFGVKPDLVIKGGLMVNSLMGDSNGSIPTPQPRTLRNTWGAFGQAVDRSSITFLSQDAIDANVPDQLNLRKQIRGVRGIRNLTKRDMKLNAEMPDIHVDPETYQVFVNGELITSKPAETVPMARRYFLF, encoded by the coding sequence ATGAGTTTTGAAATTTCTCGCAAGCAATACACCGACCTTTATGGGCCTACCATTGGTGATTCTGTGCGGTTGGCGGATACTGAACTCTTTCTCTGTGTGGAAAAAGACTACGCAGCAATTGGTGAAGAAGTCACTTTTGGTGGTGGCAAGGTGATTCGTGATGGCATGGGTCAAAACGGCACCTTGGTGCGCGATGTTGATATCCCTGACACCGTGATCACCAACGTTATCGTCCTTGATTACACAGGTGTGTATAAAGCAGACGTTGCCCTTCGCGATGGCAAAATTTTCCGCATCGGTAAAGCTGGTAATCCCAATGTCATGGAAAACGTCGATATTGTCATTGGCGTTGCAACGGACATTATCGCTGGTGAAGGTAAGATTCTTACTGCTGGCGGCATTGATACGCATGTGCACTTTTTGGGAACAGATCAAGTTAATACTGCGTTGGCTTCAGGTATTACTACCATGATTGGTGGTGGTACTGGACCAAGCCAAGCATCGATGGCTACCACTGTTACTCCAGGAAAGTGGAACACCTTCAATATGCTCAGTGCTTTTGAAGGTATGCCTATGAATTTTGGTGTTTTGGGCAAAGGGCATGGTTCTTCTAAATCACCACTATCCGAGCAGATCCGTGCAGGAGCCATTGGTCTGAAAATTCACGAGGACTGGGGTGCTACGCCATCATCTATTAATACTGCCTTGGAAGTGGCAGACGCGATGGATATTCAGGTTGCGTTGCACTCCGATACTCTCAACGAAGCTGGTTTCGTAGAAGATACTATTGAGGCCATTGCTGGCCGTGTCATTCACACGTTTCACACTGAAGGCGCTGGCGGCGGGCATGCACCTGACCTGATTCGGGTGGCATCTTTGGCTAATGTCTTGCCTGCTTCAACTAACCCAACGCTTCCGTATACGCGCAACACTGTGGAAGAACACCTAGATATGGTGATGGTAGCGCATCACCTTAACCCGGATATTCCAGAAGACGTAGCGTTTGCAGATTCACGTATTCGTGCGGAAACAATTGCTGCGGAAGATGTCCTGCACGATATGGGAATTTTCTCGATTACTTCTTCCGATTCCCAAGCAATGGGCCGCGTCGGAGAAACGATTACTCGTACGTGGCAGGTTGCTGACCACATGAAACGTACTCGTGGTTCACTAACTGGCGACTCTTTGCATAATGACAACAATCGTCTGCGACGTTTTATCGCAAAGTACACCATCAACCCAGCAATTGCTCATGGCGTTGACTACGTTGTTGGCTCAATTGAAGAAGGTAAATTCGCTGATCTTGTGCTGTGGGATCCTAAATTCTTTGGTGTAAAACCTGATTTAGTGATCAAGGGTGGATTGATGGTGAACTCACTCATGGGTGACTCTAACGGTTCTATCCCGACACCTCAGCCACGAACTTTGCGCAATACCTGGGGTGCATTTGGGCAAGCTGTAGATCGAAGCTCCATCACGTTCCTATCTCAGGATGCGATTGATGCAAATGTGCCTGATCAGCTCAACCTTCGTAAACAGATTCGTGGAGTTCGTGGAATTAGAAACCTGACAAAGAGAGATATGAAACTCAATGCTGAAATGCCTGATATTCATGTCGATCCAGAGACTTATCAAGTCTTTGTTAATGGTGAACTAATCACCAGCAAGCCAGCAGAGACAGTGCCGATGGCACGTCGATACTTCTTGTTCTAG
- the ureE gene encoding urease accessory protein UreE produces the protein MIITAIDTNIKDTPEFIAGREVVGIRFEDLVLDKRIQRVELPGGEELGLRLDQGHPILREGDVLLSEDETVFVVEIMPTDVLVITPKDIHQMGFVAHSLGNRHLPAQFSQSGEITEKASMIVQYDHTVVAFLHDHDVEYARTELVPPVPFRHSGHSH, from the coding sequence ATGATTATCACTGCGATTGATACCAACATCAAAGACACTCCAGAGTTTATTGCTGGACGTGAAGTAGTTGGTATTCGATTTGAAGATTTGGTGTTGGACAAGCGTATTCAACGAGTAGAACTTCCTGGGGGAGAAGAACTGGGATTGCGGCTAGACCAAGGTCATCCCATCTTGCGCGAGGGAGATGTTTTGCTCTCTGAGGATGAAACAGTTTTTGTCGTTGAGATTATGCCCACCGATGTTCTCGTAATTACCCCGAAAGATATTCATCAAATGGGTTTTGTGGCACATTCTTTGGGTAATAGGCACCTTCCGGCACAGTTTTCACAATCTGGTGAAATAACAGAAAAGGCCTCCATGATCGTGCAATACGATCACACAGTGGTGGCGTTTTTACATGATCATGATGTCGAATACGCGCGCACTGAGCTTGTTCCACCCGTGCCTTTTAGACACAGCGGGCATTCACATTGA
- a CDS encoding urease accessory protein UreF, which produces MDSDADFLLLHLSDSALPTGAFAHSFGFETYMDAERITRAEHFQDWLKVLLKVQLTSADALAMRLLYAEPTLQELKRLDARLHAGTPAREVREANTRMGTRMAEIVAETYGTPMVAQYLGLINQRELSGHPALAFALATHSIGIDVDRAIHAHLTATVSSLTQNAVRGIPLGQMAGQRVMFAMREPIAAAVTRSAILEEIDLCSGDPGIDISQMIHATQRARLFMS; this is translated from the coding sequence ATAGATTCAGACGCAGATTTTTTGTTGCTGCATCTATCTGATTCTGCATTGCCAACGGGCGCTTTTGCGCATTCTTTTGGTTTTGAAACCTATATGGATGCGGAGCGAATTACTCGGGCTGAGCATTTCCAAGATTGGTTAAAAGTCCTGCTCAAAGTGCAACTAACTAGCGCTGATGCATTGGCCATGCGGTTGCTGTACGCAGAGCCAACGCTGCAGGAGCTCAAACGCTTGGATGCGCGTCTTCACGCTGGTACCCCTGCTCGAGAAGTCCGGGAAGCTAATACTCGGATGGGTACTCGCATGGCGGAAATTGTGGCGGAAACTTATGGCACCCCCATGGTTGCGCAGTATCTAGGACTCATCAACCAGCGAGAGCTTTCAGGTCATCCTGCTTTGGCTTTTGCACTTGCAACACACAGCATTGGAATCGATGTAGATCGAGCCATCCACGCACATTTGACCGCGACTGTCAGCTCCCTGACCCAAAACGCAGTTCGTGGCATTCCATTGGGACAAATGGCTGGCCAGCGTGTGATGTTTGCTATGCGAGAGCCGATTGCTGCAGCAGTAACACGTAGCGCCATCTTGGAAGAAATCGATCTTTGCTCTGGTGATCCAGGGATAGATATCTCACAGATGATTCATGCCACTCAGCGCGCACGACTTTTTATGAGCTAA
- the ureG gene encoding urease accessory protein UreG, whose protein sequence is MSPIRIGVGGPVGAGKTQLVERVTRALIDEISMAAITNDIYTIEDAKILAANGVLPEERIVGIETGGCPHTAIREDTSMNDAAIKDLVEKFPDLELIFVESGGDNLSATFSPELVDFSIYIIDVAQGEKIPRKAGQGMIKSDLFIINKTDLAPYVGANLDVMVEDAKAFRKNKPFCLTNLRTDEGLDQVLQWIRHEVMMQDLQEA, encoded by the coding sequence ATGAGCCCAATTCGAATCGGTGTTGGTGGGCCAGTGGGCGCCGGTAAAACACAGTTGGTGGAACGTGTTACCCGTGCGCTTATTGATGAAATCAGCATGGCTGCCATTACCAATGATATTTATACGATCGAAGATGCCAAGATTTTGGCGGCTAATGGTGTGCTGCCAGAAGAACGTATCGTTGGAATTGAAACAGGTGGCTGCCCGCATACTGCAATCCGTGAAGATACTTCGATGAATGATGCTGCTATCAAAGATCTGGTGGAAAAATTCCCCGATTTGGAGCTCATCTTTGTAGAATCCGGCGGAGATAATCTTTCTGCAACTTTTTCCCCAGAATTGGTTGATTTCTCCATCTACATCATTGACGTTGCTCAAGGTGAAAAGATTCCGAGGAAAGCTGGGCAGGGCATGATTAAGTCGGATTTGTTTATTATCAACAAAACTGACCTTGCTCCATATGTGGGTGCCAACTTGGATGTGATGGTAGAAGATGCCAAAGCCTTCCGTAAAAACAAGCCTTTTTGTCTCACCAATCTCCGCACCGATGAGGGCTTAGATCAGGTATTGCAATGGATTCGCCATGAGGTGATGATGCAGGACTTGCAGGAAGCCTAA
- a CDS encoding urease accessory protein UreD, whose product MTQIQPVGTLWLTIDDQGPQGRSRAVEQFHQGALRIIRPHYLDDSGQVSYTIIAIGGGYLGGDVYDQRFIIKDNAQALITTQSATKIYRTPQGPAKQYTDIEVGENAVLEYLTDQTIAYRESTYHQFTKVALHPTSTFILSEQITPGWHPEGKHFAYDELRLHTEITDATTGRLFLLDNLLLRPDTREGGFGWTEQYTHTGQMIVMGQGVDKQLVAELNELLANNPAVYGAVNLVDAPGTELRGFIARTLSNRTEDLVNLHEHIASLLRGRWRGQEPVNLRKY is encoded by the coding sequence ATGACACAAATTCAACCAGTAGGTACCTTGTGGCTCACGATTGATGATCAAGGCCCACAGGGGCGAAGCCGAGCGGTGGAACAGTTTCACCAGGGTGCACTTCGGATCATTAGGCCACATTATTTAGATGATTCCGGCCAAGTAAGCTACACCATCATTGCCATTGGTGGCGGATATTTGGGTGGTGATGTTTATGATCAACGATTCATTATTAAAGACAATGCGCAGGCACTGATCACTACACAATCAGCTACCAAAATTTATCGCACACCCCAAGGTCCAGCGAAACAATATACGGACATTGAGGTTGGCGAAAATGCTGTTTTAGAGTATTTAACGGATCAAACGATCGCGTATCGGGAATCCACTTATCATCAATTCACTAAAGTCGCGCTGCACCCAACTTCTACCTTTATCTTGAGCGAACAGATTACTCCTGGCTGGCATCCTGAAGGCAAACACTTTGCTTATGATGAATTGAGGTTGCATACCGAAATCACTGATGCCACCACCGGGCGCCTGTTTTTATTGGATAATTTGCTGTTGCGTCCAGATACTCGTGAAGGTGGTTTTGGCTGGACCGAACAGTACACGCATACAGGTCAGATGATTGTGATGGGTCAAGGCGTCGATAAGCAGCTAGTTGCAGAGCTGAATGAGCTCCTTGCCAACAACCCTGCCGTCTACGGCGCTGTTAATCTTGTTGATGCTCCGGGCACGGAGTTGCGGGGATTTATTGCGCGTACTTTGAGTAACCGCACTGAAGATTTGGTGAACCTGCACGAACACATCGCATCGCTGTTGCGGGGGCGTTGGCGCGGGCAGGAACCGGTGAATCTACGTAAATATTGA
- a CDS encoding alpha/beta fold hydrolase encodes MSAIVKGSGPHHVLVLNGWFGHAADWGPFAQYLDVDSFTWHFWDYRGYGSRIAETGEFTLEEISADVVTYIDALDAPKLSILGHSMGGVFMQRVLLDSATPIASLVGISSVPAAGTPFDPDSRALFTSAGANPDSRRAIIDFTSGSKQPAVWLDDMTASTVQHSAAEAVEKYFYAWADCSFAEELGAQNLPIYVLTGELDPAVTSSVVEATFGPIYTNLQVEALPDVGHYAIFEHPLGLASRVLSFLKEV; translated from the coding sequence ATGTCTGCAATTGTTAAAGGCTCTGGCCCACATCATGTGCTCGTCCTCAATGGTTGGTTTGGCCATGCTGCAGATTGGGGACCATTTGCGCAGTATCTTGATGTAGATTCTTTTACCTGGCATTTTTGGGACTACCGAGGCTATGGCAGCCGCATTGCGGAAACCGGCGAGTTCACTCTTGAAGAAATTTCAGCAGATGTAGTTACCTATATCGATGCATTGGACGCGCCTAAGCTCTCTATTCTGGGGCATTCTATGGGTGGAGTCTTCATGCAAAGAGTCCTGTTGGATAGTGCCACTCCCATTGCATCGCTGGTAGGTATTTCTTCAGTACCGGCTGCAGGTACACCTTTCGATCCGGATTCTCGAGCACTTTTCACCTCTGCGGGCGCTAATCCAGATTCCCGCCGTGCCATCATTGATTTCACCTCTGGATCAAAACAACCTGCTGTGTGGCTCGATGATATGACTGCATCGACAGTTCAGCATTCCGCAGCAGAAGCTGTAGAAAAATATTTCTATGCTTGGGCTGACTGCAGTTTTGCTGAAGAATTGGGTGCGCAAAATCTTCCTATTTATGTCCTTACAGGCGAGCTTGATCCTGCAGTTACTTCCTCAGTAGTGGAAGCAACCTTCGGGCCAATTTACACGAACCTCCAGGTCGAAGCGCTTCCAGATGTGGGCCACTACGCAATCTTTGAACACCCTTTGGGGCTTGCCTCTCGGGTACTCAGTTTCTTGAAAGAAGTTTAA